The Vibrio tarriae genome includes a window with the following:
- the vpsM gene encoding exopolysaccharide biosynthesis beta-barrel protein VpsM: MEPIKLTSLFSASLVTLVAIYAPLGAAKPTPNPIVTESGMAIVPFLNLSTGYNDNLAKSNQQQDSSAFSVIESGVGFMVEPQGSKTQLGYRFRNGTYFSSQQDNFTDHYLDLTSDWELNSRHRIGFEYNLALAHEGRGENDTTLGLDYNQYESHSANLGYGFGSTEAIGRIETNIGWQDFTYQNNRTITQYQDWDELRFNSTFYYQALPRTSFIAQVIANSRQYDVIAPGARSKDNIHYFGYLGASWDATGKLRGNAKIGYQQKDFDAANRKDFDSFSWDVDVTYLIRTYSALQLVTNRRSTDSDGDGDAIDAATYQVNWSHNWNTQWTTEATLTRLEEDYTASNRDDETTNASLRASYDFRRWLTFELGVGRERKDSNIDSLSYSQNVYYLSVQGVM; the protein is encoded by the coding sequence ATGGAACCGATTAAACTGACTTCTCTTTTTTCAGCCAGCTTGGTCACGCTGGTTGCGATTTATGCGCCATTGGGGGCTGCGAAGCCAACGCCGAATCCTATCGTGACAGAATCTGGGATGGCGATCGTGCCGTTTCTTAACCTTTCGACGGGCTACAACGATAACTTGGCCAAATCAAACCAACAGCAAGATAGTTCGGCCTTCTCGGTTATTGAATCGGGTGTCGGTTTTATGGTCGAACCGCAAGGCAGCAAAACCCAGTTGGGTTACCGCTTTCGTAACGGAACCTATTTTAGTTCTCAACAAGATAATTTTACCGATCATTATCTTGATCTGACTAGTGATTGGGAATTGAACTCCCGCCACCGCATCGGGTTTGAGTATAACTTAGCCTTAGCTCATGAAGGCCGTGGCGAGAACGATACGACACTCGGGCTTGATTACAACCAATATGAGAGCCACAGTGCCAATCTTGGGTATGGTTTTGGTTCAACAGAAGCGATTGGCCGGATTGAAACCAATATCGGTTGGCAAGATTTTACTTATCAAAATAACCGCACCATTACTCAATATCAGGATTGGGATGAGCTGCGCTTTAACTCCACTTTTTATTATCAGGCACTACCGCGTACCTCATTTATCGCGCAAGTGATTGCTAACTCTCGTCAATATGACGTGATCGCACCGGGAGCCAGAAGCAAAGATAATATCCACTACTTTGGCTATTTAGGTGCTTCTTGGGATGCCACAGGTAAGTTGCGAGGCAATGCTAAGATCGGCTACCAGCAAAAAGATTTCGATGCAGCCAATCGTAAAGACTTTGACTCTTTCTCATGGGATGTCGATGTCACTTATCTGATCCGTACTTACTCAGCGCTCCAATTGGTGACCAATCGACGTTCGACCGACTCTGATGGCGATGGTGATGCGATTGACGCAGCGACCTATCAAGTCAACTGGTCACACAATTGGAATACCCAATGGACTACCGAAGCGACATTAACGCGTTTAGAAGAAGACTACACGGCATCGAATCGTGATGATGAAACTACCAATGCGAGTTTACGTGCCAGCTATGATTTTCGCCGTTGGCTCACCTTTGAGTTGGGTGTAGGACGCGAGCGGAAAGATTCCAATATCGACTCGCTAAGCTATAGTCAAAATGTGTATTACCTGTCTGTACAGGGCGTGATGTAA